The Odocoileus virginianus isolate 20LAN1187 ecotype Illinois chromosome 3, Ovbor_1.2, whole genome shotgun sequence genome includes a window with the following:
- the LOC139033555 gene encoding RING-box protein 2, whose product MADVEDGEEPCALSSHSGSSGSKSGGDKMFSLKKWNAVAMWSWDVECDTCAICRVQVMDACLRCQAENKQEDCVVVWGECNHSFHNCCMSLWVKQNNRCPLCQQDWVVQRIGK is encoded by the coding sequence ATGGCCGACGTGGAAGACGGTGAGGAACCCTGCGCCCTGTCGTCTCACTCGGGGAGCTCAGGATCCAAGTCGGGCGGCGACAAAATGTTCTCTCTCAAGAAGTGGAACGCTGTGGCCATGTGGAGCTGGGACGTGGAGTGCGATACGTGCGCCATCTGCAGGGTCCAGGTGATGGATGCCTGTCTTAGATGTCAAGCTGAAAACAAACAAGAGGATTGTGTTGTTGTCTGGGGAGAATGTAATCATTCCTTCCACAACTGCTGCATGTCCTTGTGGGTGAAACAGAACAATCGCTGCCCTCTCTGCCAGCAGGACTGGGTGGTCCAGAGAATCGGGAAGTGA